A section of the Castanea sativa cultivar Marrone di Chiusa Pesio chromosome 12, ASM4071231v1 genome encodes:
- the LOC142618255 gene encoding UPF0481 protein At3g47200-like: MENNFMNHMSREAINNSDSLLLGVGSTGLREDISLNQKLDYPTITSTSSTPNWVLKLVNEYSMKEESFATRRCCPMRCTMFRAPTNMKRVNKHAYDPVLVSIGPFHYKNALLQEMEEHKLRFLFGSMRYESKEEREHWLQQLADAMKRLEGRAGWCYSEAFEHISTDDFVRMMVIDGCFIIELFRYYLRSGNEILDDPIFRTRWKLPVIRLDLVKLENQLPFFVLQELYQLTSLGHEPPLIHVALKFLDPLLTRAQKTPIQDHFLEQAPDHLLALFHSTFKPIYHHPLPSSFGSLMQEKKCLIPSVRELQRVGIFLKSGEGDLLDIKYHSHHMTFLTGRALLEIPPLFIDHKTGPILRNLVAYEQCDKIVRPYFTSYIMFFDGLVNTPEDVQILRKKKIFYHVLGSDNEVSELLNDLTKDVAYDWHDCYLSPLIHNIYLRSNKAYLKIQAAIRREYFSSPVNCISYLITFLLLYLTVIQTMFTAIAYIRPRP; encoded by the exons ATGGAGAACAACTTCATGAACCACATGAGTAGGGAAGCAATTAATAATTCAGATTCACTGCTACTGGGGGTGGGAAGCACTGGTCTGAGAGAAGATATATCCCTTAACCAAAAGCTTGACTATCCCACAATTACAAGTACAAGTTCAACTCCTAATTGGGTGCTCAAGCTTGTCAATGAGTACTCCATGAAAGAAGAATCATTTGCCACCCGAAGATGTTGTCCAATGCGATGCACAATGTTCCGGGCTCCTACAAACATGAAACGAGTAAATAAACATGCCTATGACCCTGTGCTTGTCTCTATTGGCCCTTTTCATTACAAAAATGCCCTGCTACAAGAGATGGAAGAGCATAAACTCCGGTTTCTTTTCGGTTCCATGCGTTATGAAAGcaaggaagaaagagaacaCTGGCTCCAACAACTTGCTGACGCCATGAAGAGGTTGGAAGGGAGAGCAGGATGGTGCTACTCAGAGGCCTTTGAACACATTTCTACAGATGATTTTGTCCGCATGATGGTCATTGATGGTTGCTTCATAATTGAGCTCTTCCGCTATTATCTAAGGAGTGGAAAT GAAATTTTAGATGATCCCATCTTCAGAACACGTTGGAAGCTACCTGTTATTAGGTTGGATTTGGTGAAGCTCGAAAACCAACTACCATTTTTTGTCCTACAAGAATTATATCAACTCACAAGCTTAGGCCATGAGCCTCCTCTCATTCATGTTGCACTTAAGTTCCTTGACCCTTTACTCACTCGAGCACAAAAAACACCAATACAAGACCACTTTCTTGAACAAGCACCTGACCATTTACTTGCACTTTTTCACTCAACTTTCAAACCCATATATCATCATCCCCTTCCAAGCTCTTTTGGGTCACTGATGCAAGAGAAAAAGTGTTTAATACCTAGTGTTAGGGAGCTCCAACGAGTTGGGATTTTCTTAAAGAGTGGAGAGGGTGACCTATTAGACATCAAATACCATAGCCACCACATGACATTCTTGACTGGTAGGGCTTTACTAGAGATTCCTCCTCTTTTCATTGACCATAAAACTGGACCTATATTGAGAAATCTTGTTGCCTATGAACAATGCGATAAAATTGTACGACCTTATTTCACATCTTATATTATGTTCTTCGATGGACTTGTGAACACTCCCGAAGACGTTCAAATTCTTCGTAAGAAGAAGATCTTTTATCATGTTCTGGGCAGCGACAATGAAGTTTCTGAGCTTCTCAATGATCTTACCAAGGATGTTGCTTATGATTGGCATGATTGCTACCTTTCTCCACTGATACACAATATTTATCTACGTAGCAATAAGGCGTACCTCAAGATCCAGGCAGCGATAAGACGTGAATATTTTTCTTCACCAGTCAATTGTATATCATATCTTATCACGTTTCTTTTATTGTATCTTACGGTCATTCAGACCATGTTTACTGCTATTGCTTACATTAGACCACGCCCATGA